A window from Hyalangium ruber encodes these proteins:
- a CDS encoding TetR/AcrR family transcriptional regulator: protein MASKRPARRDKGRRSSSPTEPPPPRRRRTPEEAREEILQAAEPLLVEQGPDRVGLQAVARAAGVSHALVTHYFGTYETLVREVLLRRNQLVVEEFQRRMLEASEPLRAGELLDRFFAILQQVGQTRLLAWALLTGRSEHMPLARAQGLRVLVDALEFHAQRVAPTLGQPPPSRETLEMALLVGICASQWYMLAREGLLPALGKSVDAETDARFREVLAGMLHSTFGLKPRGNGMP, encoded by the coding sequence ATGGCATCCAAGCGTCCCGCTCGTCGAGACAAGGGCCGGCGCTCCTCCAGCCCCACAGAGCCTCCTCCTCCCCGGCGGCGCCGCACACCCGAGGAGGCGCGCGAGGAGATCCTCCAGGCGGCCGAGCCGCTCCTGGTGGAGCAAGGGCCCGATCGGGTGGGCCTGCAGGCCGTGGCGCGCGCCGCGGGGGTGAGCCATGCGCTCGTCACCCACTACTTCGGCACGTACGAGACGCTGGTCCGCGAGGTGCTCCTGCGCCGCAACCAGCTCGTGGTGGAGGAGTTCCAACGGCGCATGCTGGAGGCCTCCGAGCCGCTCAGAGCCGGTGAGCTGCTCGATCGCTTCTTCGCCATTCTCCAGCAGGTCGGTCAGACGCGGCTGCTGGCCTGGGCGCTGCTCACGGGACGCAGCGAGCACATGCCCCTGGCGCGCGCCCAGGGGCTGCGCGTGCTGGTGGATGCGCTGGAGTTCCACGCCCAGCGCGTGGCCCCCACCCTGGGGCAGCCCCCTCCTTCGCGCGAGACGCTGGAGATGGCGCTGCTGGTGGGGATATGCGCCTCGCAGTGGTACATGCTCGCTCGCGAGGGCCTGCTGCCTGCCCTGGGGAAAAGCGTGGATGCGGAGACCGACGCGCGATTCCGCGAAGTGCTCGCCGGGATGCTGCACTCCACCTTCGGGCTGAAGCCGCGAGGGAACGGCATGCCATGA
- a CDS encoding peptidylprolyl isomerase: protein MDQKKDRSESSMSGLPTEDVQVKGLLNKIPAALALDNAPVKLPEVQAPSLEGLTAELSPRPITQDDLLERLAELVREQAQRRVRMDGEIVAMGDEVMIDTLGYAQGRLLPFSVRENAWALVNPDPLLPGFFEAMVGRQVGLSVDIALTLPSDYPVEALRGASARFLVDVKEARELALPDPQSAAFIASLGRGATLAEVMRHLGEEIAHERTTEAERDAREQVLDVLVERAKVEVPTALVDEEIRRRWMEAERPILQRKAFEADELQQALDAWLQDPLTRADAARRLKIALVMAAIARRDQIQPRREDLDSIAGLLTGPAKIPREELKRVLQSDPSAQERLANVMIHLATLDHVMSKVKFTAAGTGA from the coding sequence ATGGACCAGAAGAAGGACCGTTCCGAGAGCAGCATGTCCGGGTTGCCCACCGAGGATGTGCAAGTCAAAGGGCTCCTGAACAAGATCCCCGCGGCGCTGGCGCTGGACAACGCGCCCGTGAAGCTGCCGGAGGTGCAGGCGCCCTCCCTCGAGGGGCTCACCGCGGAGCTGTCTCCCAGGCCCATCACCCAGGACGATCTCCTCGAGCGTCTGGCGGAGCTGGTGCGCGAGCAAGCGCAGCGGCGCGTCCGCATGGACGGGGAAATCGTGGCCATGGGTGACGAGGTGATGATCGACACCCTGGGCTATGCCCAAGGGCGCCTCCTCCCGTTCTCCGTCCGGGAGAACGCGTGGGCCCTGGTGAATCCGGATCCCCTGCTGCCCGGCTTCTTCGAGGCGATGGTGGGCCGGCAGGTCGGCCTCTCGGTGGACATCGCCCTCACCCTCCCGTCGGACTATCCGGTGGAGGCGCTGCGCGGCGCGTCCGCGCGCTTCCTGGTGGATGTGAAGGAGGCGCGCGAGCTGGCGCTGCCGGACCCCCAGTCCGCGGCGTTCATCGCGTCCCTCGGCCGCGGCGCCACGCTCGCGGAGGTCATGCGCCACCTGGGCGAGGAGATCGCCCACGAGCGCACCACCGAAGCCGAGCGCGATGCGCGCGAGCAGGTGCTCGATGTGTTGGTGGAGCGCGCCAAGGTGGAGGTACCCACGGCGCTGGTGGACGAGGAGATCCGCCGCCGCTGGATGGAGGCCGAGCGCCCGATCCTCCAGCGCAAGGCCTTCGAGGCGGACGAGCTCCAGCAGGCGCTGGACGCCTGGCTCCAGGATCCGCTCACGCGGGCCGACGCCGCGCGGCGCCTGAAGATCGCCCTCGTCATGGCCGCCATCGCCCGGCGCGATCAGATCCAGCCCCGGCGCGAGGATCTCGACTCGATCGCGGGGCTGCTGACGGGGCCGGCGAAGATCCCGCGCGAGGAGCTGAAGCGGGTGCTCCAGAGCGATCCTTCGGCGCAGGAGCGGCTGGCCAACGTGATGATCCATCTGGCGACCCTCGACCACGTCATGTCGAAGGTGAAGTTCACCGCGGCTGGAACCGGCGCCTGA
- a CDS encoding polyprenyl synthetase family protein — protein MSARATSERVRERLEEYGAAARERMREYLRDGQSRHAFYELVSDYPERGGRALRASLCLATARAFGAQPTEALNSAVALELLHNAFLVHDDLEDESEERRGRPTLHLRHGAPLAINAGDALAVLSLRPLIDNVGMLGSRLALRILEEAERMARESVEGQALELWWRQHHVTDLGEADYLRMVLKKTCWYTSIYPMRVGALIGTRDSVELDRYLHFGFFVGAAFQIQDDLLNLVGDEASYGKERNGDIWEGKRTLMLIHLLNVMDADERARLSRVLGTPRLERTPEEVRWVRECMDRYGSIDYARQVAHGLAGAALHEFWLVFADLPDSPDKDFLAALPTWVIERT, from the coding sequence ATGTCGGCCAGGGCCACATCGGAGCGGGTCCGGGAGCGGCTCGAGGAATACGGGGCCGCCGCGCGGGAGCGCATGCGTGAGTACCTGCGGGACGGGCAGTCCCGTCACGCGTTCTACGAGCTGGTCTCGGATTATCCCGAGCGGGGCGGCCGGGCGTTGCGCGCCAGCCTCTGTCTGGCCACCGCGCGCGCCTTTGGTGCCCAGCCCACGGAGGCCTTGAACTCGGCCGTGGCGCTGGAGCTGCTCCACAATGCGTTCCTGGTCCACGACGACCTGGAGGACGAGAGCGAGGAGCGGCGTGGACGTCCAACCCTGCACCTGCGCCACGGGGCTCCCCTGGCCATCAACGCCGGGGATGCCCTGGCCGTCCTGAGCCTGCGGCCGCTCATCGACAACGTGGGGATGTTGGGCTCGCGGCTCGCCTTGCGGATCCTCGAGGAGGCGGAGCGGATGGCGCGCGAGTCCGTCGAGGGTCAGGCGCTGGAGCTGTGGTGGCGCCAGCATCACGTCACCGATCTGGGAGAGGCCGACTACCTGCGCATGGTCCTGAAGAAGACCTGCTGGTACACCAGCATCTACCCGATGCGTGTGGGGGCGCTCATCGGCACCCGGGACAGCGTGGAGCTGGACCGGTATCTCCACTTCGGGTTCTTCGTCGGCGCTGCCTTCCAGATCCAGGATGATCTGCTCAATCTCGTGGGCGACGAGGCGAGCTACGGCAAGGAGCGCAACGGGGACATCTGGGAGGGCAAGCGCACGTTGATGCTCATCCACCTGCTCAACGTGATGGACGCCGATGAGCGGGCCCGACTCTCGCGAGTACTCGGGACGCCGCGGTTGGAGCGGACCCCGGAGGAGGTCCGGTGGGTTCGCGAGTGCATGGATCGGTACGGCTCGATCGACTATGCGCGGCAGGTGGCCCACGGACTGGCGGGGGCGGCGCTCCACGAGTTCTGGCTGGTGTTCGCCGACCTGCCGGATTCGCCGGACAAGGACTTCCTGGCGGCGCTGCCCACCTGGGTCATCGAGCGGACCTGA